A region from the Vicia villosa cultivar HV-30 ecotype Madison, WI linkage group LG3, Vvil1.0, whole genome shotgun sequence genome encodes:
- the LOC131660148 gene encoding glutamyl-tRNA reductase 1, chloroplastic-like, translating into MAVSTTFSAPKFDSLFLKSSPSSSSSSRSSSPSTQSHFSLLTKSRTTFIQKGIIRCDAQNSVQNNGSSSSSLSPLELLKTSSADRYTKERSSIVVIGLSVHTAPVEMREKLAIPEAEWPRAIAELCSLNHIEEAAVLSTCNRMEIYVVALSQHRGVKEVMEWMSKTSSVPVSELCEHRFLLYNKDATQHIFQVSAGLESLVLGEGQILAQVKQVVKVGQGVNGFGRNISGLFKHAITVGKRVRAETNIAAGAVSVSSAAVELAYMKLPGASHGSARMLVIGAGKMGKLVIKHLASKGCSRVVVVNRTEERVAAIREDLKDIEIIYKPLSEMLSCAGEADVVFTSTASETPLFVKDDVKDLPPTNQNVGGHRLFIDISVPRNVGSCVSEIESARVYNVDDLKEVVAANKEDRLRKAREAQVIINEELNQFEAWRDSLETVPTIKKLRAYAERIRAAELEKCLGKMGDDISKKTRKAVDDLSRGIVNRMLHGPMQHLRCDGSDDRTLTETLENMHALNRMFSLETEISVLEQKVRAKVEQNQK; encoded by the exons ATGGCAGTTTCAACCACTTTCTCCGCTCCCAAATTCGACTCTCTTTTCCTCaaatcatctccatcttcttcttcttcttcaaggtCATCATCACCGTCCACTCAATCTCATTTTTCACTTCTAACGAAATCCAGAACCACCTTCATTCAAAAAGGAATCATTCGTTGTGATGCTCAAAATTCTGTTCAGAATAATGGCAGCAGCAGTAGCTCCCTCTCTCCTCTTGAGCTCCTCAAAACTTCCTCAGCTGATA GATATACAAAGGAAAGGAGCAGCATTGTTGTCATTGGGCTCAGTGTGCACACTGCTCCGGTGGAGATGCGTGAAAAACTTGCCATACCGGAAGCAGAATGGCCTAGAGCTATTGCAGAGCTGTGCAGTCTCAATCATATTGAAGAAGCAGCGGTTCTGAGTACCTGTAACCGAATGGAGATATATGTTGTTGCTCTATCCCAACACCGTGGTGTCAAAGAGGTCATGGAATGGATGTCAAAG ACAAGTTCTGTTCCTGTTTCAGAGCTTTGTGAGCACCGGTTTTTACTTTACAACAAAGATGCCACACAACATATTTTTCAAGTATCAGCAGGTCTTGAGTCTCTTGTATTGGGAGAAGGTCAAATCCTTGCTCAGGTTAAGCAagttgtcaaagttggacaaggAGTTAATGGATTTGGAAGAAATATTAGCGGTCTATTCAAGCATGCAATAACTGTTGGAAAACGGGTTAGAGCCGAGACTAACATTGCTGCTGGGGCAGTTTCTGTGAGCTCAGCCGCTGTTGAGTTGGCCTATATGAAGCTACCTGGAGCCTCTCATGGTAGTGCCAGAATGCTTGTAATCGGTGCTGGGAAGATGGGAAAGCTAGTAATCAAACATTTGGCTTCAAAAGGTTGCTCAAGGGTGGTTGTTGTCAATAGAACTGAGGAAAGAGTTGCTGCAATACGGGAAGATCTGAAGGATATTGAAATTATTTACAAACCTCTTTCAGAAATGCTCTCCTGTGCTGGTGAAGCAGATGTAGTATTCACCAGTACAGCATCAGAAACCCCATTATTCGTGAAAGACGACGTCAAGGACCTTCCTCCAACAAATCAAAATGTTGGAGGTCATCGCCTTTTCATTGACATTTCTGTTCCTCGGAATGTTGGTTCATGTGTCTCGGAGATTGAATCTGCGCGAGTTTACAATGTTGACGACCTTAAAGAGGTTGTGGCTGCAAACAAAGAGGATCGGCTAAGAAAAGCAAGGGAAGCACAGGTGATCATTAATGAAGAGTTAAACCAATTTGAAGCTTGGAGGGACTCACTGGAAACTGTTCCTACCATTAAAAAATTGAGGGCCTATGCTGAAAGGATCAGGGCTGCGGAGCTTGAAAAATGCTTGGGTAAGATGGGCGACGATATCTCAAAAAAGACACGGAAAGCTGTGGATGATCTCAGTCGGGGTATTGTGAATAGGATGCTTCATGGTCCAATGCAACATTTAAGGTGTGATGGGAGTGATGACCGCACTCTAACCGAGACCCTTGAGAACATGCATGCTTTGAACAGAATGTTCAGCCTTGAGACTGAAATATCTGTGTTGGAGCAAAAGGTTCGAGCAAAGGTGGAACAAAACCAGAAGTGA
- the LOC131657460 gene encoding uncharacterized protein LOC131657460 has translation MAQRNIICSVHYNGVISNDLTNGFSFSNTETKRFKVHCRADFMHLKERIETKLQLPVSEIIYRLPLFNGESGIIFYVMKPIEDDDGVKVMFECHNSFAPLDDMELYVHIVSPPINQSQESHSHQYGLSQPTDEEPTQNNEPFIPDEQVDEYSEDEIQEVQYEDLFGDDNDPDTVEPSQPTLARPISMYAPPDHMRNICLEEAPSESIFGSHITNYSDVDLYEGMEFEDKEECVAAIQHWHITNNLDYWVYKSDTKRYVIKCKNPTCKFKCRASVRKKNSKWMIAKLSGPHVCTTTSMSQDHRQLTSDIVSHCIRDLVNTDPSIKVKLIISHITGKYGYNISYRKAWIAKVKAIESLYGNWETSYNDLPQWLLVMKTYLPGMIIDLETLPAFSNEGSQLGDKMIFHRLFWAFQPCIHGFAYCKPIVQVDGTWLYGRYKGTLLMAVAQDGNGNIFPIAFAIVEGETKDAWSFFLRNLRIHVTPQPNLCLISDRHPSIKSAYDDLANGWQNPPSSHVYCIRHIAQNFMRAIRDKELRKKLVNMGYALTESTYNYYRTEIRQTNRDAMEWIENIPREKWARAFDRGQRWGHMTTNLAEAMNSVLKATRNLPIASLFSATYFRMGALFGQRGHEWTKRLTSGQTFTDKCIKGMTEEVNKASSHNVYQFDRERFYFMVAERINRNDGRPTGTYGVDLRKRTCDCGKFQAFHLPCSHVIAACESIRQDYTIHIPDVFKIQHVFKVYQQSFQILPHQDNWPQYRGPTLCHDETMRRKKRGRPNSTRIRTEMDDMEKEKRMCGICREVGHIRSKCPNVSGPSNRPP, from the exons ATGGCTCAGAGAAACATTATTTGTTCAGTGCATTACAATGGTGTTATCAGTAACGATCTAACCAACGGTTTTTCGTTTAGTAATACCGAAACAAAACGTTTCAAAGTGCATTGTAGAGCCGATTTTATGCATTTGAAGGAACGGATCGAAACAAAATTGCAACTtcctgtaagtgaaattatttatcGACTTCCGTTGTTTAATGGAGAAAGCGGTATCATTTTTTACGTCATGAAACCAATAGAGGACGACGATGGCGTTAAAGTGATGTTCGAATGTCACAATTCGTTTGCTCCTCTTGACGATATGGAGCTATATGTTCATATTGTTAGTCCTCCCATTAACCAATCGCAAGAGTCGCATTCGCATCAATACGGTTTGAGCCAACCCACTGACGAAGAGCCAACCCAAAACAATGAACCATTTATACCCGACGAACAGGTGGACGAGTACAGTGAGGATGAAATACAAGAAGTGCAATATGAAGATCTTTTTGGTGATGACAATGACCCTGATACTGTTGAGCCGTCGCAGCCTACACTTGCACGACCGATTAGCATGTACGCCCCACCGGATCACATGCGAAATATCTGTTTAGAAGAGGCACCGTCTGAATCAATTTTTGGTTCCCACATAACAAACTATAGTGATGTTGATTTATATGAGGGAATGGAGTTTGAAGACAAGGAGGAGTGCGTTGCTGCTATTCAACATTGGCATATCACCAATAATCTTGATTATTGGGTATACAAATCTGATACGAAGAGATATGTCATCAAATGCAAAAATCCAACTTGCAAATTCAAATGTAGAGCATCAGTTCGCAAGAAGAATTCTAAGTGGATGATAGCTAAGTTGAGTGGACCACATGTCTGCACAACCACTTCAATGTCGCAAGATCATAGACAACTTACATCAGATATTGTCTCTCACTGCATCAGAGATTTGGTTAACACCGACCCCTCAATTAAGGTAAAGCTCATTATTTCTCATATAACAGGAAAGTATGGTTATAATATATCTTACAGGAAAGCGTGGATTGCAAAGGTAAAGGCCATAGAATCCTTGTATGGAAACTGGGAGACATCTTACAATGACCTTCCACAATGGTTATTGGTAATGAAAACATATCTGCCTGGAATGATAATAGACTTGGAAACTTTACCTGCATTTTCAAACGAAGGAAGTCAGTTGGGTGATAAGATGATATTCCATCGTCTATTTTGGGCTTTTCAaccttgcatccatggttttgccTATTGCAAGCCAATCGTTCAAGTCGACGGAACATGGTTGTATGGAAGGTACAAAGGGACATTGTTGATGGCTGTGGCGCAGGATGGGAATGGTAACATTTTTCCAATTGCTTTCGCTATTGTCGAGGGTGAAACCAAGGATGCTTGGAGTTTTTTCCTTCGTAATCTAAGAATCCATGTGACACCCCAACCCAATCTATGCCTAATATCAGACAGACATCCATCGATTAAAAGTGCCTATGATGATCTTGCAAATGGATGGCAAAATCCTCCGTCATCACATGTCTATTGCATAAGGCATATCGCGCAAAATTTTATGCGTGCGATTAGAGACAAAGAACTACGTAAAAAACTCGTCAACATGG GATATGCATTGACGGAGTCAACGTACAATTACTATAGAACCGAAATTCGTCAGACAAATAGAGATGctatggagtggattgaaaatatCCCCAGGGAGAAGTGGGCAAGGGCGTTTGATAGAGGGCAACGATGGGGACACATGACGACTAACCTTGCAGAAGCAATGAACTCTGTGCTAAAGGCTACCAGAAATCTTCCAATAGCGTCTTTGTTTTCGGCCACATATTTTCGGATGGGAGCATTATTTGGTCAACGCGGACATGAATGGACAAAGAGGTTGACATCAGGCCAAACTTTTACAGACAAGTGTATCAAGGGGATGACTGAAGAAGTCAACAAAGCAAGCAGTCATAATGTTTACCAGTTTGACCGGGAGAGGTTCTATTTTATGGTGGCCGAAAGAATAAACCGCAACGATGGTCGTCCAACTGGTACTTACGGTGTTGATCTGCGAAAGCGAACATGTGATTGTGGAAAATTTCAAGCGTTCCATTTGCCTTGCTCACATGTGATTGCAGCATGTGAAAGTATACGCCAAGACTACACCATTCACATACCCGACGTGTTCAAGATACAACATGTTTTTAAAGTCTACCAACAAAGCTTCCAGATCCTCCCACATCAAGACAATTGGCCTCAATATAGAGGGCCTACTCTTTGTCATGACGAAACTATGCGTAGGAAAAAAAGAGGCCGCCCTAACAGTACTCGGATTCGAACCGAAATGGACGAcatggaaaaggaaaagagaatgtGTGGGATATGCCGTGAAGTAGGCCATATCCGAAGTAAATGTCCAAATGTATCAGGCCCGTCCAATAGGCCTCCTTAA
- the LOC131660149 gene encoding E3 ubiquitin-protein ligase WAV3, protein MGTGWRRAFCTRDPESTISDSNKKNRSPSPSPRSCARLSFLSGGGSNSSTPRLNQSQPASSPSLRCRTITEAASQMNDSPRFQSKSSSNTPRITKSPRVNSASNPSSPRSPLKLSLFKNSFKFRSSCGICLNSVKTGQGMAIYTAECAHAFHFPCIAAHVRNHATLVCPVCNATWKDVPLLAAHKNLAAQQSHTNHSNGNDNSKQMENPPPVFRTKNLNQSQHHQQHQQQSESTRSYDDDEPLLSSSAGGGRIITIPEVDENVEDDEDDNDNGEFQGFFVNTKSTSSNKSHSDDIQSGDGDSRTVQVKLMPECAVVSVSRTHETYALVLKVKAPPPLRGGTSTLDPSRRAPIDLVTVLDIGGSMTSAKLQMLKRAMRLVISSLGPADRLSIVAFSSISKRLLPLRRMTAQGQRMARRIIDRLVTGEGNGLGEALRKATRVLEDRRERNPVCSVMLLSDGQDEKVHNSNKQNQRKTFSHASSTRFAHIEIPVHAFGFGSKTGYSHEPGEDAFAKCVGGLLSVVVQDLRIQLGFQSDSARAEISAIYSCSGRPTLLSLGAVRLGDLYAEEERELLVEMRVPLSTLGTGTNHVMTVRCLYKDPASQEIVYGREQGLTVQLHNQNQFQTVRSSQTRIERLRNLFITTRAIAESRRLLDHNSDFTSAQHLLSSARALLIQSGSASAEQYVRGLEAELAELHWRRQQEQVQVEAQQQQMVQRRRGVEREMNSNMVDENGEPLTPTSAWRAAEMLAKMAMVKKSLNKVSDLHGFENARF, encoded by the exons ATGGGTACTGGATGGAGAAGAGCCTTTTGTACACGCGACCCTGAATCTACTATTTCTGATAGTAACAAGAAGAACCGAAGCCCGAGCCCAAGCCCGAGAAGCTGTGCTCGGTTGAGTTTTCTTTCTGGTGGTGGTAGTAATAGTTCCACTCCACGGTTGAATCAATCTCAACCTGCTTCAAGTCCAAGCCTGCGTTGTCGTACAATAACTGAAGCAGCTTCTCAAATGAATGATAGCCCCAGATTTCAAAGCAAAAGTAGCAGTAACACTCCAAGGATAACGAAATCTCCTAGAGTAAATTCAGCGTCGAATCCAAGTTCTCCTCGCTCTCCTTTGAAGTTGTCTCTCTTCAAAAACAGCTTCAAATTCAGG AGTAGCTGCGGAATCTGTTTGAATAGTGTGAAAACTGGACAAGGAATGGCGATTTACACGGCGGAATGTGCACATGCTTTTCATTTCCCGTGCATCGCAGCACATGTACGCAATCATGCTACTCTTGTTTGCCCTGTCTGCAACGCCACATGGAAGGACGTTCCGCTACTAGCGGCGCACAAGAATCTCGCTGCTCAACAATCTCACACAAACCACTCCAATGGAAATGATAattcaaaacaaatggaaaatccACCTCCAGTTTTCAGAACCAAGAACTTGAATCAGTctcaacatcatcaacaacatcagCAACAATCAGAATCAACGAGATCTTACGACGATGATGAGCCTCTTCTTTCTTCTTCCGCCGGTGGTGGAAGGATTATCACTATTCCTGAAGTTGATGAAAACGTGGAAGATGATGAGGATGACAACGACAACGGCGAGTTTCAAGGTTTTTTCGTTAACACAAAATCTACATCATCTAACAAATCCCACTCCGACGATATACAATCTGGTGACGGAGATTCAAGAACTGTCCAGGTGAAGTTAATGCCAGAGTGTGCAGTCGTATCAGTTTCCAGAACACACGAAACATACGCTTTGGTTTTGAAAGTGAAAGCACCGCCGCCCCTCCGCGGCGGAACCAGCACTCTGGATCCTTCACGGCGAGCACCGATAGATCTCGTAACAGTACTAGATATTGGAGGAAGCATGACTAGTGCAAAGCTTCAAATGCTAAAGCGCGCGATGCGTTTGGTAATTTCCTCATTAGGCCCAGCTGATAGGCTTTCTATTGTCGCATTTTCTTCTATTTCCAAACGGCTCTTACCGTTGAGAAGAATGACGGCTCAAGGTCAGCGTATGGCTCGGCGCATCATTGACCGCCTTGTCACCGGTGAAGGAAACGGCTTAGGAGAGGCTTTGAGGAAAGCAACAAGAGTATTGGAAGATCGTAGAGAAAGAAACCCTGTTTGTAGCGTCATGCTTTTATCTGACGGTCAAGATGAAAAGGTTCATAACAGTAACAAACAAAATCAACGCAAGACATTCAGCCACGCGTCCTCGACCCGGTTTGCTCACATTGAAATACCGGTTCACGCGTTTGGGTTTGGAAGTAAAACCGGTTACAGTCATGAACCTGGGGAAGACGCGTTTGCTAAATGCGTTGGTGGGCTTTTGAGTGTTGTAGTTCAGGACTTGAGGATTCAATTGGGCTTTCAATCTGATTCGGCCCGGGCCGAAATTAGTGCTATATATTCCTGCAGTGGTAGGCCCACGCTGCTAAGCTTAGGAGCCGTACGGCTCGGCGATTTATACGCtgaggaagaaagagagctaTTAGTTGAAATGAGAGTTCCCTTGTCAACTTTGGGTACAGGGACCAACCATGTGATGACGGTACGGTGTCTTTATAAGGACCCAGCAAGTCAAGAGATAGTATACGGTAGAGAACAGGGACTTACAGTGCAACTACATAATCAGAATCAGTTTCAGACCGTACGATCATCACAAACCAGGATCGAGAGGCTGAGAAACCTGTTCATAACTACCAGAGCCATAGCTGAGTCAAGGAGACTTCTAGATCATAACAGTGACTTCACCAGCGCCCAACATTTACTTTCTTCAGCTCGTGCGCTTTTGATTCAATCTGGCTCGGCTTCGGCTGAACAGTATGTTCGCGGCTTGGAAGCTGAGCTGGCAGAGCTTCATTGGAGGAGACAACAAGAACAAGTTCAAGTTGAGGCTCAACAGCAACAAATGGTGCAAAGAAGAAGAGGAGTTGAGAGAGAGATGAATAGTAATATGGTGGATGAAAATGGTGAGCCGCTTACACCTACATCAGCTTGGAGAGCGGCTGAGATGCTGGCTAAGATGGCTATGGTCAAGAAGTCCTTGAATAAAGTCAGCGACTTACACGGCTTCGAAAATGctaggttttaa
- the LOC131657461 gene encoding uncharacterized protein LOC131657461, translating to MTRYKSLPDESVTSWKVLEKLFSRHFTTSRRHPKSEASLEAIIQGKDESLRAYIERFNKEVVQVSTTAHMKKFLLERGLRPRSDFAKAVGIETPATLDEFFLKAQAYIQYEEKEVAHAVRNSRQEENTKGARQDDSHRGTNKKKEDKGRDPKDYKASVGKFREYTPLNASRERILNERANAEFQMGKVRFPKSMPTRPNMDNSKFFRFHKGHGHNTEDCIHLKDAIEILIREGHLKQYAKKQEATKEAKPITEEKSAEDTPAMQVAMSITRPEDFYLPDWARVSSIPSPHSPWEVFPSAMVISGGGFNKLTVGSVKRKFDELISASSSKAATLDLTKGGSSSISFYKEELPDGAPNATIPFLIQARMANFDVCRILVDQGSSVDIMYSQLFKTLQLNDSHLTPT from the coding sequence ATGACGCGGTACAAAAGTTTGCCCGATGAATCCGTCACTTCATGGAAAGTGCTCGAAAAACTTTTCTCTAGACACTTCACGACCTCCCGAAGACATCCAAAATCAGAAGCATCCTTAGAGGCCATCATCCAAGGAAAAGATGAATCCCTCCGGGCCTACATAGAAAGGTTCAACAAAGAGGTCGTGCAAGTGTCCACGACAgcccatatgaagaagttcttgCTCGAGCGAGGCCTCCGACCGCGCTCTGACTTCGCCAAAGCCGTCGGGATCGAAACGCCCGCCACTTTGGACGAATTCTTCCTTAAGGCCCAAGCATACATACAATACGAGGAAAAGGAGGTGGCTCATGCAGTCCGCAACTCAAGACAGGAAGAGAATACTAAAGGTGCCCGTCAAGACGACTCTCACCGAGGAACtaataagaagaaagaagataaaGGTCGAGATCCAAAAGACTACAAGGCATCAGTAGGAAAGTTTCGGGAGTACACCCCGCTGAATGCGTCCAGGGAACGCATTTTGAACGAGCGCGCGAACGCAGAATTCCAAATGGGCAAAGTCCGCTTCCCGAAGTCCATGCCTACACGGCCAAACATGGATAATTCGAAGTTCTTCCGGTTCCACAAAGGCCACGGGCATAACACAGAAGACTGCATCCACCTGAAGGACGCAATAGAAATATTAATCCGAGAAGGACACCTGAAGCAATACGCGAAGAAGCAAGAGGCCACCAAAGAAGCCAAGCCGATCACTGAAGAAAAGTCGGCGGAAGATACGCCcgccatgcaagtggccatgagTATCACCAGACCAGAGGACTTTTACCTCCCCGATTGGGCCCGGGTGTCTTCCATTCCCTCTCCTCACAGCCCATGGGAAGTTTTCCCTTCCGCCATGGTCATATCTGGGGGAGGATTCAACAAACTCACCGTCGGATCCGTGAAACGGAAATTCGACGAGCTAATTTCAGCTAGTTCAAGCAAAGCCGCTACTCTCGACCTCACCAAGGGTGGCTCATCTTCCATATCTTTCTACAAAGAGGAACTGCCCGACGGAGCACCCAACGCGACCATCCCCTTCCTTATCCAGGCTCGAATGGCCAACTTTGATGTGTGCCGCATTCTGGTCGATCAAGGGAGTTCGGTGgacattatgtactcccagttattCAAAACGCTGCAATTAAACGACAGCCACCTCACCCCTACGTAG